In the genome of Hymenobacter taeanensis, one region contains:
- a CDS encoding HesB/IscA family protein — translation MITVSDKAKEKVEKLMHDAELDSTYRLRASVAGGGCSGLSYKLDFDNEVKPMDQEFEDKGVKVVVDMKSFLYLAGTQLDFSDGLNGKGFYFDNPNASRTCGCGESFSV, via the coding sequence ATGATTACCGTTTCTGATAAAGCGAAAGAAAAAGTTGAAAAGCTTATGCATGATGCTGAGCTAGACTCAACTTATCGACTCCGGGCTTCAGTAGCCGGAGGTGGCTGCTCTGGCTTGAGCTACAAGCTCGATTTTGACAATGAAGTCAAGCCAATGGATCAGGAGTTTGAGGATAAGGGCGTTAAAGTGGTAGTAGACATGAAGAGCTTCTTGTATCTGGCCGGTACGCAACTTGATTTCTCGGATGGCCTGAATGGTAAGGGTTTCTACTTCGATAATCCTAATGCCTCGCGTACCTGCGGTTGCGGGGAAAGTTTCTCTGTATAA
- a CDS encoding IS3 family transposase (programmed frameshift): MQNPKEPHVRRSQRDYRLPFKLAVVGEVGRGELSYKQAQRRYGIQGRSTVLSWCRRYASHFVTSQQADATFLSLARPVELSPEQRIKQLETQLREQKKQFDKQLKDSTDLNLLLRTMLQVVEEDHGIALPKKSFQRVSRLGAEKKLSVQRSCQCYGVSRQGLYQRRQRQARQAQRANAVLAQVRAVRTRLPRLGTRKLYHKIAPLLRVQGVSYGRDALFTLLGQHQLLVPQKRSFTKTTDSHHRFRCHPNLIHDAPPPTAPNQRYVSDITYLPTRQGTVYLSLVTDAFSRRIVGHHVHASLHTAGCLAALAQAVRAAGPAASGGLHHSDRGSQYCSDAYQNALRAAGLRCSMTDGYDCYQNALAERVNGILKDEFLFVLPDDLAQARLLVGQAVHLYNEERPHLALNYLTPNQVHQQAKSPAGKAERGPCLIPVNS; encoded by the exons ATGCAAAACCCGAAAGAGCCGCATGTGCGGCGTAGTCAGCGCGACTACAGGTTGCCCTTTAAGTTGGCCGTGGTGGGCGAAGTCGGCCGCGGCGAACTGAGCTACAAGCAGGCGCAGCGGCGCTATGGTATCCAGGGCCGCAGCACCGTGTTGAGCTGGTGCCGGCGCTATGCCAGCCATTTCGTAACTTCTCAGCAGGCTGACGCTACCTTCCTCAGCCTTGCCCGCCCCGTGGAACTGAGTCCCGAACAGCGCATCAAACAGCTGGAAACGCAGCTGCGCGAGCAGAAAAAACAGTTTGACAAGCAGTTGAAGGACAGCACAGACCTGAATCTGCTGTTGCGCACCATGCTGCAAGTGGTGGAGGAGGACCATGGCATCGCCCTGCCAAAAAAGTCTTTCCAGCGG GTTTCCCGCCTGGGGGCCGAAAAAAAGCTAAGCGTGCAGCGCAGCTGCCAGTGCTATGGCGTGAGCCGGCAGGGCCTCTATCAGCGCCGCCAGCGCCAAGCGCGGCAAGCTCAGCGGGCCAACGCCGTGCTGGCGCAGGTGCGGGCCGTACGCACCCGCCTGCCGCGGTTGGGCACGCGCAAGCTCTACCATAAAATTGCTCCGCTACTGCGCGTGCAGGGCGTGAGCTACGGGCGCGATGCGCTCTTCACCCTGCTCGGCCAGCATCAACTGCTGGTGCCCCAAAAACGCAGCTTTACCAAGACCACCGACTCGCATCACCGCTTCCGCTGCCACCCCAACCTGATCCACGACGCCCCCCCGCCCACGGCGCCCAACCAGCGCTACGTGAGTGACATCACTTACCTGCCCACCCGGCAGGGCACCGTGTACTTGAGCCTGGTCACCGATGCCTTCTCGCGGCGTATCGTGGGCCACCACGTGCACGCCAGCCTGCACACGGCGGGCTGTCTGGCCGCCCTGGCCCAGGCCGTGCGCGCCGCCGGGCCGGCGGCCAGCGGCGGTCTGCATCACTCCGACCGGGGCAGCCAGTACTGCTCCGACGCCTACCAGAATGCCCTGCGCGCCGCCGGGCTGCGCTGCTCGATGACCGACGGCTACGACTGTTACCAGAACGCGCTGGCCGAACGCGTCAACGGCATCCTCAAGGACGAATTCCTCTTCGTGCTGCCCGACGACCTGGCCCAGGCCCGCCTGCTGGTCGGGCAGGCCGTGCACCTGTACAATGAGGAAAGACCCCACCTGGCTCTGAACTACTTAACCCCTAATCAAGTCCATCAGCAAGCGAAAAGCCCCGCCGGAAAAGCCGAGCGGGGCCCTTGCCTTATTCCTGTCAACAGTTAG
- a CDS encoding T9SS type A sorting domain-containing protein: MKNTYISAISQVLRPQVRILLLLLLVLPFASLAQSITITPTNPGDPQDFGTIAVGQRSSSNSYTLSANGLSRDVTVSIPSGFEGSLNNATFTTGSLTIVRSGQTASGTIYLRFAPTEEINYDDFLYAFSRSTTNASLFSNDVRVVGVGSMGTPTITVNPEALSFGTQLINTKSASKAVTVTATALTEGIQVTPSTGYEVSLNNSDFTNILSLPATNGSVNTTVYVRFSPTEKQPYTGFLTFTSAGAADRKVDLFGTGDAPATLTSNPTTLNFGTVPVGQASDPQSFTVTGSYLNGDITITPPTNFQIRLPSGTFSTASIVIPFTGTTINQTIEVRLQPVNTNANTNAFVTVSSPSTANANVRVTGQGNQPSATPTITVNPNNLDFGQVSGSGSAQTLTFEVGATNLDGTTNNRNPLVLTASNANISFRDATAGGSFTNGPLIITPDADGNVSLRNIEVRLVAVIASGNFSGTITASSTGADDKVVNITANSIGGSSTINTTGSLQQFSTVPGVASAVQSFQVGASNLLQDAVVVAPQYFQVSLTSDFAGVTTTGNSVTVARNNGNDISPSVTVYVRFVPPVAITTSDLITISSNPATGQGISAAGTSEPSIQVVNSFQEVTKVVINTTSPSQSITISADRVRQPITLTRDVISNTANPSGTAQFELSLNNVDFSNSITLTPSSATYSVNQQVYVRYKPTYLGAARANLQFRSSDFANQGLQTFQTNGQLAGRSIDTEPTKRSTPTITRNGSTAIVSFNLPANYAGLGYGENRLVAASTNPTLPSGSQPADGTPYGTGNQTYGSGPQIVTGYFVVYSGDESTVTVTGLDPTVTYYFYSFEYNNIESSINLAIVGAENYLQPPVPTEIAGIIAPGTPLPVSLVSFTAKLRNKQVALDWKTATEKNNGMFYVERSQDARTYTSILSRAGQGNSEKATSYSAIDDAPLAGTSYYRLKQVDFDGTTSYSSPVAVTNAGSVEVSMYPNPAEDVLNIQIAGSTEGVRATIADLSGRVIRTQVLRADGRLNVRDLRSGTYVVTVGEGNTKVMQRIVKK, encoded by the coding sequence ATGAAAAACACATACATAAGTGCCATTTCACAGGTGCTTAGGCCGCAAGTGCGAATCTTGTTGCTTTTACTGCTTGTATTGCCTTTCGCTAGTCTAGCGCAGTCCATAACGATAACCCCAACCAATCCCGGCGACCCGCAGGATTTTGGGACCATTGCAGTTGGGCAGAGGTCATCTTCAAACTCATATACACTCTCTGCGAACGGTCTCAGCCGGGATGTAACGGTTTCAATTCCGAGTGGATTTGAAGGCAGTCTGAACAACGCAACTTTTACAACAGGCTCTTTGACCATTGTACGCAGTGGACAGACCGCTTCGGGTACCATTTATCTTCGTTTTGCTCCAACAGAGGAAATTAATTATGATGATTTCCTTTATGCTTTTTCGCGGTCTACCACCAATGCATCTTTATTTTCTAACGACGTTCGTGTAGTTGGGGTAGGTAGCATGGGTACTCCTACAATTACAGTTAACCCTGAAGCATTATCGTTTGGTACTCAGCTGATCAATACCAAGTCCGCATCCAAGGCAGTTACTGTTACTGCAACTGCGCTCACAGAAGGCATTCAGGTTACTCCCTCTACCGGTTATGAGGTAAGCCTCAACAACAGTGACTTCACCAATATTCTCTCGCTGCCAGCAACGAATGGATCTGTAAATACTACAGTGTACGTGCGGTTTTCTCCCACTGAGAAGCAGCCTTATACAGGCTTCTTGACGTTTACAAGCGCAGGAGCCGCTGATCGTAAAGTTGACCTGTTCGGTACTGGGGATGCCCCTGCAACATTAACCAGTAATCCCACGACTCTTAATTTTGGTACTGTTCCTGTAGGGCAGGCATCAGATCCACAGTCATTTACAGTTACAGGTAGCTACCTGAACGGTGATATCACTATTACTCCTCCAACCAACTTCCAGATTCGTCTGCCAAGCGGTACATTTAGCACCGCTAGTATTGTTATTCCCTTTACTGGTACCACAATCAATCAAACAATTGAGGTGCGTCTCCAGCCTGTTAACACGAATGCTAACACGAATGCCTTCGTAACGGTATCGTCTCCGAGCACTGCTAACGCTAACGTAAGAGTGACGGGTCAGGGAAACCAACCCAGCGCAACCCCAACTATTACCGTTAACCCAAACAACCTGGACTTTGGTCAGGTTTCGGGTAGTGGTTCCGCTCAAACCCTGACTTTTGAGGTTGGTGCTACCAATTTAGATGGCACTACAAACAACCGCAATCCACTGGTCCTGACGGCTTCCAATGCAAATATTTCTTTCCGGGATGCAACAGCTGGAGGCAGCTTTACCAACGGTCCTTTGATTATCACGCCTGATGCTGATGGCAATGTCTCGCTGCGAAACATTGAAGTGCGCTTGGTAGCTGTTATTGCCAGCGGTAATTTCAGCGGAACGATTACGGCCTCTAGCACTGGTGCTGATGATAAAGTAGTTAACATCACTGCAAATTCAATTGGTGGTAGCTCTACTATCAACACCACTGGCTCGTTGCAGCAATTTTCAACTGTACCTGGTGTAGCATCGGCAGTTCAGTCATTCCAAGTAGGAGCCAGCAACTTGTTGCAGGATGCTGTTGTAGTTGCTCCCCAATACTTCCAAGTGTCGCTAACTTCAGATTTCGCTGGTGTCACGACTACTGGTAATTCGGTTACCGTTGCTCGCAATAATGGCAATGATATTTCGCCTTCCGTAACAGTGTATGTGCGTTTTGTCCCTCCGGTGGCTATTACCACTTCTGACCTGATTACCATCAGCAGTAACCCGGCAACAGGTCAGGGTATTTCTGCCGCCGGTACCAGTGAACCGTCGATTCAGGTGGTGAATTCTTTTCAGGAGGTTACCAAAGTTGTCATCAACACTACTTCTCCTTCTCAATCAATAACGATTAGCGCTGATCGTGTTCGTCAGCCTATCACGCTCACTCGTGATGTAATTTCCAACACTGCTAATCCTAGCGGCACTGCTCAGTTTGAGCTGTCACTTAATAACGTAGACTTCTCAAATAGTATTACGCTCACCCCGTCGTCGGCCACTTACTCGGTTAATCAGCAGGTGTACGTACGCTATAAACCCACGTACCTGGGTGCTGCCCGTGCTAACCTGCAATTCCGTAGCAGCGACTTTGCCAACCAAGGTTTACAAACGTTCCAGACAAACGGACAACTGGCAGGCCGCTCAATTGATACTGAACCTACGAAGCGGAGCACTCCTACGATTACTCGTAATGGTTCAACTGCTATAGTCTCATTTAACTTGCCAGCTAACTATGCAGGGCTAGGTTACGGTGAAAACCGGTTAGTTGCTGCTAGCACCAATCCTACGCTACCCTCCGGTAGTCAGCCTGCAGATGGAACTCCCTATGGCACCGGCAACCAAACATATGGTAGCGGCCCACAGATTGTAACTGGTTACTTTGTAGTGTACTCAGGTGATGAGTCAACGGTAACGGTTACCGGGCTTGATCCTACGGTTACCTACTACTTCTACTCATTCGAGTACAACAACATTGAGTCAAGCATCAATCTAGCCATTGTAGGAGCTGAGAATTACTTGCAGCCCCCGGTACCAACCGAAATTGCAGGTATCATTGCTCCTGGCACTCCGCTGCCTGTTTCTCTAGTTTCCTTCACAGCCAAGCTCCGCAATAAGCAGGTAGCGCTGGATTGGAAAACAGCCACCGAGAAGAACAACGGAATGTTCTATGTTGAACGCAGCCAGGATGCTCGTACCTATACTTCTATCCTGTCTCGTGCAGGACAGGGTAACAGCGAGAAGGCTACTTCTTACAGCGCCATTGATGATGCTCCACTGGCAGGTACTTCATATTATCGCCTGAAGCAGGTTGACTTTGATGGTACCACCTCATATAGTTCACCTGTAGCCGTTACAAACGCAGGGTCAGTAGAAGTGTCAATGTATCCTAACCCTGCTGAAGATGTTCTGAACATCCAGATTGCTGGTTCTACTGAAGGTGTTCGAGCAACCATCGCTGACCTTTCGGGTCGCGTTATCCGCACGCAAGTGTTGCGCGCTGATGGTCGACTGAACGTTCGTGATTTGCGGAGCGGCACCTACGTGGTCACTGTAGGTGAAGGCAACACCAAAGTCATGCAGCGTATCGTGAAAAAGTAA
- a CDS encoding glutathionylspermidine synthase family protein, whose protein sequence is MTPPSTIRLRPLAGEVAPALRGLGWEWAMEDACQNYVAREAVELPESEAEELLQAADTLYELLIQCIPDPIPDDLLRLLAIPQNLWAAVRHSWNDDRHWHLYGRFDIAQTPEGPKLLEFNADTATSIPEVAVVQWASLVAAGLGQENRQVNGVFESLQVQLGQWRELNQDLEPTLLLVYLPESAEDAANCSVVAEAALAAGFTRMHICSIDEMQVSVEGEERGTWVQVAKEEWQRFSFLFKLVPWEILAEEEPELTADLSQLLLSRDVIIANPAYTLLFQSKAILAWLWQCYPQHSLLLNTSLNKPASGHYVCKPVLGREGRDVVAVRDGAISSTHTGDYAGQPVVYQQFAQLPSDTNTNLYQAGVFWAGSSCGIGYRRAKGFITNLSEFVPHLLV, encoded by the coding sequence ATGACCCCTCCATCTACTATCCGTTTGCGGCCCCTTGCAGGTGAAGTGGCGCCCGCTCTGCGTGGCCTTGGCTGGGAGTGGGCTATGGAAGACGCCTGTCAGAATTACGTGGCCCGCGAAGCCGTGGAGCTACCCGAGTCGGAAGCCGAAGAGTTGCTGCAGGCTGCTGACACGCTGTACGAACTGCTCATTCAGTGCATTCCCGACCCTATTCCGGATGACCTGTTACGGCTGCTAGCTATACCTCAGAACCTGTGGGCGGCAGTACGGCACTCCTGGAACGACGACCGCCACTGGCATTTGTATGGGCGCTTTGATATTGCGCAAACCCCAGAAGGCCCCAAACTACTGGAATTTAATGCTGATACTGCCACCAGTATACCGGAGGTAGCCGTGGTGCAATGGGCAAGTTTAGTAGCCGCTGGCCTGGGCCAGGAAAATCGGCAGGTAAATGGCGTATTTGAAAGCTTGCAAGTGCAGCTAGGCCAATGGCGTGAGCTAAACCAAGACCTGGAGCCAACCTTACTCTTGGTGTACCTGCCAGAAAGCGCCGAAGACGCGGCCAACTGCTCCGTAGTAGCGGAAGCCGCCCTGGCCGCAGGCTTCACTCGCATGCACATTTGCTCCATTGATGAAATGCAAGTGTCCGTAGAAGGGGAGGAGCGGGGTACCTGGGTACAGGTAGCAAAAGAAGAGTGGCAGCGTTTCTCTTTCCTGTTCAAGCTAGTGCCGTGGGAAATACTAGCCGAGGAAGAGCCTGAACTCACGGCTGATTTAAGCCAGCTACTGCTGAGTCGCGACGTAATTATTGCTAATCCGGCTTACACCCTGTTGTTTCAGAGTAAGGCGATTCTCGCATGGCTTTGGCAATGCTATCCGCAGCACTCGCTGCTGCTGAATACCAGCTTAAACAAACCTGCCAGCGGTCATTACGTCTGCAAGCCTGTATTAGGCCGAGAAGGTCGGGATGTAGTAGCTGTTCGGGATGGAGCTATTAGCTCTACCCATACAGGCGATTATGCCGGGCAGCCCGTAGTGTATCAGCAATTTGCCCAACTACCTAGTGATACAAATACCAACTTATATCAGGCTGGAGTATTTTGGGCTGGGTCTTCTTGTGGTATTGGGTACCGAAGAGCGAAAGGGTTTATTACAAACTTATCTGAGTTTGTCCCACACTTGCTGGTATAG
- the murI gene encoding glutamate racemase yields the protein MASSATDLSTRPIGVFDSGIGGLTVARAVNRVLPHERLIYFGDTAHLPYGDKSTAAIQAYSVKICDLLLKQQCKLILIACNSASAAAYELVREYVGSKARVLNVIDPIVAHVGQAYAGRTVGLIGTKQTVNSNVYRKKIDDLDAGVQLQSLATPLLVPMIEEGFFENNISDNIIQAYLTNPELAGIEALVLGCTHYPLIKEQIAEFYQGKAEVLDASDVVAEHVKRYLEEAGLAAQPRPVPPVHHFYVSDFTRSFEESTRIFFGQQVHLEHYPLWE from the coding sequence ATGGCATCATCTGCAACAGACCTCTCCACGCGCCCAATCGGCGTATTCGACAGCGGCATTGGCGGCCTCACGGTGGCTCGCGCAGTAAACCGCGTACTACCTCACGAGCGCCTAATCTACTTCGGCGACACGGCCCACCTGCCGTACGGCGATAAAAGTACGGCGGCCATTCAGGCGTACTCCGTTAAAATCTGTGATCTGCTGCTCAAGCAGCAGTGTAAGCTCATTCTTATTGCCTGCAACTCAGCTTCAGCCGCAGCGTATGAACTGGTACGCGAGTATGTAGGGTCAAAGGCCAGGGTACTGAATGTGATTGACCCCATTGTGGCCCACGTAGGCCAGGCGTACGCCGGGCGCACGGTTGGTCTTATTGGCACCAAGCAAACGGTAAACAGCAATGTATACCGCAAGAAGATTGATGACCTTGATGCGGGCGTACAGCTGCAATCTTTGGCTACGCCCTTGCTGGTGCCCATGATTGAAGAAGGATTCTTCGAGAATAACATCAGCGACAACATCATTCAGGCCTACCTCACTAACCCTGAGCTAGCGGGCATTGAGGCGTTAGTGCTAGGGTGCACGCACTACCCGCTGATCAAAGAGCAGATTGCCGAGTTCTACCAGGGTAAGGCCGAAGTGCTGGATGCTTCTGATGTAGTTGCCGAGCACGTGAAGCGCTACCTGGAAGAAGCCGGCCTGGCAGCCCAACCGCGGCCAGTACCTCCGGTGCATCATTTTTACGTTTCTGATTTCACTCGCTCTTTCGAGGAAAGCACCCGTATTTTCTTCGGCCAGCAGGTGCATCTAGAACATTATCCGTTGTGGGAATAA
- a CDS encoding ABC-F family ATP-binding cassette domain-containing protein, which produces MNLLSAENLSKNYADRWLFRELNFGLQQGQRVALVGINGSGKTTLLRILAGLEPPDTGEVSVRKDIRVSFLGQQPVFDESLNVEQTIFASQNDTLAAIRDYEHVVNDPNHSSADLQRVMELMDTYNAWDYDAQVKQILGRLGILGDLLERPVSKLSGGQRKRVALARVLIEEPDVLILDEPTNHLDLATIEWLENRLASPALTLLMVTHDRYFLDKVANEIVELDQGRVHRYQGNYSYFVEKKAEREQMETVEVEKARNLLRKELEWMRRQPQARGTKQKARIDAFYDTQEKAKGRIKGPEMELSVKTTRQGGKIIEVEHLHKQFGGKVVLDDFSYVFKKKDRIGLIGPNGAGKSTLLNMLTGKLTPDSGVVDAGQTTVFGYYTQTELEFDPTQRVIDIVKEVAEVVEMADGSQVTASQFLQHFQFPPAQQYTLVSKLSGGEKRRLQLLRVLIKNPNFLILDEPTNDLDIITLNILEDFLLNFQGCLIIVSHDRYFMDALVEQVFALEPGGKIRQFPGNYTDYREWQKDQDAETAARPPKATASAAPVAVPPTPAAAPAAAKRKATFAEKKEYETLEKELEQLETLKQQLIEKLNSGTGTHQELADWAAQLKRTDLDLDTKGERWLELAEFV; this is translated from the coding sequence ATGAATTTGCTTTCTGCCGAGAACCTCTCTAAAAATTATGCCGACCGGTGGCTGTTCCGGGAATTAAACTTTGGGCTGCAGCAAGGCCAGCGCGTGGCGCTGGTAGGCATCAACGGCTCGGGCAAGACTACGCTGCTGCGTATTCTGGCGGGCCTGGAGCCACCTGACACGGGTGAAGTGAGCGTGCGCAAGGATATCCGGGTGTCGTTTTTGGGTCAGCAACCAGTGTTTGATGAGTCGCTGAATGTTGAGCAGACCATTTTTGCCAGCCAAAACGATACCCTTGCCGCCATCCGCGACTATGAGCACGTAGTGAACGACCCTAACCATTCCTCTGCTGACCTACAGCGGGTGATGGAGCTGATGGATACCTATAATGCCTGGGACTACGATGCGCAGGTAAAACAAATTCTCGGTCGCCTGGGCATTCTCGGTGATTTGCTGGAGCGCCCCGTGAGCAAGCTCTCGGGTGGGCAGCGCAAGCGTGTGGCCCTGGCGCGCGTGCTGATTGAGGAACCCGATGTACTGATTCTCGACGAGCCCACCAACCACCTGGACCTGGCCACGATTGAGTGGCTGGAAAACCGACTGGCCTCTCCTGCCCTCACCCTGCTGATGGTTACCCACGACCGCTACTTCCTGGACAAAGTAGCGAACGAGATTGTGGAGCTGGACCAGGGCCGCGTACATCGCTACCAGGGCAATTACTCCTACTTTGTGGAGAAGAAGGCCGAGCGTGAGCAGATGGAAACCGTGGAAGTGGAAAAAGCCCGCAACCTGCTGCGTAAGGAGCTGGAGTGGATGCGCCGCCAGCCCCAGGCCCGCGGCACCAAGCAAAAAGCCCGCATCGATGCTTTCTACGACACCCAGGAGAAAGCCAAAGGCCGCATAAAAGGCCCCGAGATGGAGCTTTCGGTGAAGACCACCCGCCAGGGTGGTAAAATCATTGAGGTAGAACACCTGCACAAGCAATTTGGGGGCAAGGTAGTGCTAGATGATTTCAGTTACGTGTTCAAGAAGAAGGACCGGATTGGCCTGATCGGACCAAACGGCGCTGGCAAATCGACGCTGCTGAACATGCTCACGGGCAAGCTCACCCCCGACTCGGGTGTGGTAGACGCAGGGCAAACAACGGTATTTGGCTACTACACCCAGACGGAGCTGGAGTTCGACCCGACTCAGCGCGTAATTGATATTGTGAAGGAGGTGGCCGAAGTGGTGGAGATGGCAGATGGCAGCCAGGTGACGGCCTCGCAGTTTCTGCAGCACTTTCAGTTTCCGCCGGCCCAACAGTATACGCTGGTCAGCAAGCTGAGCGGCGGCGAGAAACGCCGCTTGCAGCTGCTGCGCGTGCTTATCAAGAATCCCAACTTCCTGATTCTTGACGAGCCGACTAACGACCTGGACATCATCACGCTTAATATTCTGGAAGACTTCCTGCTCAACTTCCAGGGCTGCCTGATTATCGTGTCGCACGACCGGTACTTCATGGATGCGCTGGTGGAGCAGGTGTTTGCCCTGGAGCCCGGCGGAAAAATCCGGCAGTTCCCCGGCAACTACACCGACTACCGCGAGTGGCAGAAAGACCAGGATGCCGAAACTGCCGCTAGGCCACCCAAAGCCACCGCGTCGGCGGCGCCCGTGGCTGTACCGCCCACGCCCGCCGCTGCCCCAGCGGCAGCTAAGCGCAAGGCTACCTTCGCCGAGAAGAAAGAATACGAAACACTGGAGAAAGAGCTAGAGCAGCTCGAAACTTTAAAACAACAACTCATCGAGAAGCTCAACTCCGGCACTGGCACGCACCAGGAGCTAGCCGATTGGGCTGCCCAGCTCAAACGCACCGACCTCGACCTCGACACAAAAGGTGAGCGGTGGCTGGAGCTTGCCGAATTTGTGTAG
- a CDS encoding DUF952 domain-containing protein has translation MLYRIADAADWLQAQKTGCFASADLIQEGFIHCSELHQVLETARRYYAGHPELRLLEWDEATLAEAGIRVEREWVENRQQYFAHVYGLVPLAAVTRSWSFAVAADGEAVLPPELAEKQ, from the coding sequence ATGCTTTACCGAATTGCTGACGCCGCTGATTGGCTACAGGCACAAAAAACGGGCTGCTTTGCCAGCGCTGACCTAATTCAGGAAGGATTTATTCACTGCTCTGAGCTGCACCAAGTGCTGGAAACTGCCCGCCGTTATTACGCTGGCCACCCAGAGTTGCGGCTGCTGGAATGGGATGAAGCGACCTTAGCTGAGGCCGGAATACGGGTGGAGCGGGAGTGGGTAGAGAACCGCCAGCAGTATTTCGCTCATGTATATGGGCTGGTACCGTTAGCTGCCGTTACGCGCAGTTGGTCATTTGCCGTGGCTGCCGATGGTGAGGCCGTGCTGCCGCCTGAGTTGGCAGAAAAACAGTAG
- the hppD gene encoding 4-hydroxyphenylpyruvate dioxygenase, giving the protein METMTSPAVQAHPAQDFLPLNGTDYVEFYVGNAKQSAYYYQAAFGFELVAYAGPETGLRDRASYVLQQGKIRFVLTTSLLPDSDITRHVAQHGDGVKVMALWVNDARKSWEETTKRGARSAFEPYTIEDEFGSVTLSGIYTYGESVHTFVERSNYRGAFMPGFVAKSGLVPQQNPVGLLHVDHCVGNVGWGEMNQWVKFYEDVMGFKLLLTFDDEDISTEYSALMSKVVSNGNGYVKFPINEPAEGKKKSQIEEYLDYYHSPGVQHIAIATNDIRTTVSELRRRGVEFLTVPGAYYEDLLERIGAIDEDLESLKALNLLVDRDEEGYLLQIFTKPVEDRPTVFFEIIQRKGAKSFGKGNFKALFESIEREQALRGNL; this is encoded by the coding sequence ATGGAAACTATGACTTCGCCTGCCGTGCAGGCCCACCCAGCCCAGGATTTTCTGCCGCTTAACGGTACCGACTATGTTGAGTTTTATGTTGGCAATGCCAAGCAGTCGGCTTACTATTACCAGGCAGCCTTTGGCTTTGAGCTAGTGGCCTACGCCGGCCCCGAAACTGGCCTGCGCGACCGGGCTTCCTATGTGCTGCAGCAGGGGAAAATTCGCTTCGTGCTTACTACTTCCCTGCTGCCTGATTCCGACATTACCCGGCACGTGGCCCAGCACGGCGACGGCGTGAAAGTGATGGCCCTTTGGGTGAACGACGCCCGCAAGTCGTGGGAGGAAACTACCAAGCGTGGTGCCCGCTCAGCTTTCGAGCCCTACACCATTGAAGACGAGTTTGGCAGCGTTACGCTGTCGGGTATTTATACCTATGGCGAGAGCGTGCACACCTTTGTGGAACGCTCTAATTACCGCGGCGCTTTTATGCCGGGCTTTGTGGCCAAGTCGGGTCTGGTACCCCAGCAGAACCCCGTGGGTCTGCTTCACGTCGACCACTGCGTAGGCAACGTGGGCTGGGGCGAGATGAACCAGTGGGTGAAGTTCTACGAGGACGTAATGGGCTTTAAACTGCTCCTTACCTTCGACGACGAGGACATCAGCACGGAGTACTCAGCCCTGATGAGCAAGGTGGTCAGCAATGGCAATGGCTACGTGAAGTTCCCCATTAATGAGCCCGCTGAGGGCAAGAAAAAGTCGCAGATTGAGGAGTACCTCGATTACTACCACTCCCCCGGCGTGCAGCACATCGCCATTGCCACCAACGATATCCGTACCACTGTTAGTGAGCTGCGCCGCCGCGGCGTAGAGTTTCTTACAGTGCCCGGCGCTTACTACGAGGACTTGCTGGAGCGCATTGGGGCCATCGACGAGGATCTAGAGTCGCTTAAGGCCCTCAACCTGCTCGTAGACCGCGACGAGGAAGGGTACCTGCTCCAGATTTTCACCAAGCCTGTGGAAGACCGCCCCACCGTATTCTTCGAAATTATTCAGCGCAAAGGCGCCAAGAGCTTCGGAAAGGGAAATTTCAAAGCCCTTTTCGAAAGCATTGAGCGCGAGCAAGCTTTGCGCGGCAACCTCTAG